A segment of the Pseudomonas serboccidentalis genome:
CCGACGCTCATGCCGACGCCGGTGTGCATCAACGCCACACTCAGCCCCGGCGCCGGGCGTAGGAACGAAAACGGCCCCGGCCCCCGTGCACCATAGACGCCCTGCCAGCGCTCGAGCACTTGCACCTTGCAGCCCAATGTCTGCTCGGCCAGTTCCAGCATCCAGTTGTCGACCTGCTCTGCATTGAACGGTGACGGATCGCTGCCGTAATGGTGCGAGTCGCCGATGATCAGTTCGCCATAAGGCGTCGGGCTGATCAGCAAGTGAATGCCATTGTCATGCAGGTGCGGTTGCTCGCGCAGGATCTGCGCCTGCACCGCCGCCGCTTCCGGCAAATCGGCAAAGGCGCCGTAGTGCACGCAGCTCAAACCGGTGAGCAAGGCGTGTTGCAGATTCAGCTCGACTTGCGGTTTGGCGCGGAGCATTTGCAGGCGGCAGATCTGCGGGTCGAGCGCGGCAATCGGCTCGGCCAGCAGGGTCTGATAATCGTGGCCCGAGCAGACGATGATCTGCTGAGCCGTGAAGCTGCCGGCGGTACTGTGCAGACGCCCCGGTTCAACGTCGCGCACCAGCGTCGAGAAGTGAAATTCGACGCCGAGGTCGCGGCGCAGATAGTCGATCAGCGCCGGGATGGCTTCGCGCGAGTACAGCTGTTGATCGTCCATACCGTGCAACGCAGCGCGGTGGTGGCCGAACTGGCCGTGGTACAGATCACACAGGGCAGCGCCGCGCAGCAGCTGGATGTTGTAACCGTGTTCCACGGCGCGACCATTGC
Coding sequences within it:
- a CDS encoding TIGR03364 family FAD-dependent oxidoreductase, with amino-acid sequence MTQHKDLLIVGAGILGLSHAYAAARRGLTVSVFERTATPLGASVRNFGQALVTGQPPGPMLELAKASRDIWGDWAQLAGLQIKRNGSYLFARTEAEEHLLEAFCNGRAVEHGYNIQLLRGAALCDLYHGQFGHHRAALHGMDDQQLYSREAIPALIDYLRRDLGVEFHFSTLVRDVEPGRLHSTAGSFTAQQIIVCSGHDYQTLLAEPIAALDPQICRLQMLRAKPQVELNLQHALLTGLSCVHYGAFADLPEAAAVQAQILREQPHLHDNGIHLLISPTPYGELIIGDSHHYGSDPSPFNAEQVDNWMLELAEQTLGCKVQVLERWQGVYGARGPGPFSFLRPAPGLSVALMHTGVGMSVGPALAERNIAQLLEEI